CACCTCGTTGAATGCAATATTTTGCGCACTTAATTTAGGTGCGGCCGCAATCACTACCGCATGACGAAGTTTATCTGGGTAATCAATCGCCCACTGCATCACCTGCATGCCACCCATCGATCCCCCAACGATCGCAGCCCATTGCTCAATACCTAAGTGTTGGCGTAATTGGTTTTGGCTGTGTACCCAGTCACGACAAGTGACTATCGGAAAATCACTGCCAAACACCTTGCCAGTTTCAGGGTTAAGCGAAGTTGGGCCAGTTGAACCACGACAACTGCCCAAATTGTTGGAGCACACCACAAAAAATTCGTTGGTATCAATCGGTTTGCCCGGGCCGATATAATCATTCCACCAACCGGGCTTATCATCACCTTCATAAAAGCCAGCCACATGATGATCGCCACTGAGTGCATGGCAAATCAAAATAGCATTATTGGCCTCAGCATTTAGCGAGCCGTAAGTTTCATAGACTAGATCATATTGAGGCAGTACTGCGCCGCTGACCAAGGCCAGTGGTTCATCAACATGTAAGGTCTGAGGGGTGACAGTTCCGATTGAGTTTTTCATGGGCGCTATTTTACACCATTGATTGTGCAAGCTGCGCGATTGAGCCGACAATTAATATCTGGGAAAGCTTGATCACCAAGATCGCGACAATCGGTGATAAGTCAAAGCCACCCATCGGCGGAATCAAACGTTGAAATGGCGCCAAGATAGGCGCTGTCAATTGGCGAAATATATCCAAATTGGGGTTGCGGCCTTGATCAATCCAGCTCAAGATGATTTGGATAATAATCAACCAAAACAGCATGTCGAGCAATACGTTGAATACCTCTGTTAAGGCACTTAATAAAATAAAGGCCAGTCCAAAATCTCGGGCGCTGAGCCAGCTGACGAGCAAGATGAAAATGACCTGTACTGAAAAGGCCGCGCCCAACGCGGCATAGTCCCAGCGACCTCGAGACGGTAAAAGTATTGCAAAGGGTTTACAAACCGGATTGGTTACTTTGGCAATAAACATCACAATTGGATTACGCCAATCGGTATAAGTCGCGCGGATTAAAAAGCGTAAAACCAAAACAAATATCACCAGGCCTGCAATAAATTGCAATAAAAATAAACCGGCTTGATCGACAGGTGAACCCATTATTCTTCTCCTAATTCATCGGCAAGTTGTTGAGCACGCGCTTTTGCAGCTTGCATGGCGCGTTCGATTATTTGTTCAAGTTGGTCGGCTTGGAAGCTTTGAATCGCCTTTTCGGTGGTCCCGTTGGGGGAGGTGACTTTATGGCGTAAAGCGGTGCAATCATCGGAGCTTTCTAATGCCATTTTGGCGGCGCCAAATGCAGTTTGAAGCGTCAAGAGGTGGGCGGTTTTTTTATCTAGCCCGAGTTTTTGGCCTGCGGCCTCCATCGCCTCCATAAATAAAAAGTAATAAGCTGGGCCGCTGCCAGATAACGCGGTAACGGCGTCCAATTTTTCTTCTTCTTTAACCCATAGCGTTAATCCAGCCGCACGCAGGATTTCTTCAGCCTGGTTATGCTGTAGCTCGCTAACCTTATCGTTCGCAAACAACCCAGTTGCACCCGTTTGAATTAAGGCTGGCGTATTAGGCATGGCGCGAACCACCGCTAAATTGCCGCCGAGCCAATGATCAATATCACGACTGCGAACACCCGCTGCGACCGATATAATGAGTGGCTTTTTTTTCTGAATGTCAGTTAGCAGTTGTTGACACAAAACTTTGAGCTGCTGCGGTTTGACAGCCAGCACAAGAATCTCAGCTTTTTTGATGACTTGATGGTTGTCTTGAAAGCATTCAATAGAAAAATCCTGGCTAAGTGCCTGGCAAACATCTGCACTAGGGTCTGCGGCTAGAATTTTAGACTTGTCATAGCCGCTGGCAATTAAACCGCCAATCAAACTTCGACTCATATTGCCCGCACCGATAAAAGCAATTTTGGCGTTCATAATTATCATCCTTAAATCGTTCGAGATGCTCATATTATGCCAAATCCCAGCCTTGCTTTAGAAATATCTAAAGCAAAACTGAAGCTGGCCGCTAAATAAAGTACAAAAGAATAATAAATATTATAGAAAAAACTGGGGTTTTTAACTTGCTTAAAGACGTCACTTTGACCGGAAGGGTTTTTTTATGTCAATCGCATCGTTACCAGGTCTCGCGTTTGGACAAAGCGAAGCCAAGTCACCGTTAAGTATTGTGGATTTATTTAACGCTTCGCATAAAAAAAATGCAGCCGGAAATCCTAAGTCTGGCGAAGCTGACTTGCCGGTAAAGCGTCTTGATCATGCCAGTATGTCAGCCGCATCCATGCAGCGTTATCAAGGTTCATATCATTACTCTAATACCATGAGTATGCAGTTAACGACGCGTGAAGGTGATCAAGTTACGGTAGATTTTCGCCAGCTTTATGCGCAATACCAAGAGTTTAGCCATCAGCAAGCCAGTGAAGAAGGGCCAAAAGGTGTACGTTATTTTGAATCGCGTGAAGCGATGGAAATGACCGCGTTTGAAGAGCGTTTTGGCATCAGTGTGCAAGGTGATTTGAATGAAGAAGAACTCGGCGCTATTTTTGATGTCTTCGAGCAGGTGGATCAGCTCGCGAATAACTTTTATAACGGCGATATTGAAAAAGCGTTTGAGCAAGCAATGAATTTGCAAGTTGATTTTGGTCAAATTCAGTCTTTTAGCTTAGATATGACTCGCAGCGAAATGCGAACCGTATCTTACCAGCAAGCGGCCGTTGCTCAATATCAACAAGTGCAGAACTCAAACGATAAACAAGGTCAGGTTGGTGTAAAAGACTTGCCACCTTATTTGCAAGGCTGGCAGTCAGCCATCGAACGCTTAGACAAGCAATTCGCGCAAGCACAAAAGATCTTTGATGAGTTATTGGCTAATACTTTGGTGCAGCGTTTTCCAGAGCAAGATAGCCGTGAAGGCTGGTTTGAGCGGGTAAAAAGTCTGCATCAAGAAATGGCAGGTTTGTTAGGGGATAATAACGCTAAATTTGAGGAAACAGAACCAAGTGAAGCTATGGGCCGCCCTGAAAAAATACAATCCGCTTAAATGGTTATTGATTGGGCTGGTGCGTGTTTACCAGCTCTTTATTAGCCCGCTTCTCGGACCCAGATGTCGTTTCTATCCGTCTTGTTCACATTACACGATGGAAGCCTTGCAAAAGCATGGTTTGATTTACGGTTTCTGGCTAGCAATTCGGCGCATTGGACGCTGTCACCCGGCTAATCCGGGTGGGGTTGATCCGGTGCCTGAATGTGGCTGTGGTTGGTTGGGACATCGCTGTGACGACCATCAGCTTGTAAAAGACTCGGACATGGAAAATTCGCCAGACGAGACCATTAAAAACAGCGATAAAAAGGAGAGTTAACATGGCTATACCAGAAGGCGTTACGGCTGGCGGCGTGGTTGCAGGTACGATGGCGCAAAGCCAGGTATATGCAAAGCAAGAAGCTCAGGTAACCATGCTGAAAAAGTCCATGGATGTTCAAACGGACGCGGTAATGACGTTGTTGGAAGGGATTGCCCCAGTGCCAGCTTCAAAGTTGCCCGCTAACCTTGGACAAAATATCAACACGACGGCTTAGTCGTGGCATGAGTATGACGCTGGACTTTACATCCAGGGTCAGTTCTCATTTACCTAACGTTTCTTTAGGGCTTGGAACACCAAGCTAGTTAATCAGTCCCATTAAGTTTGGGTCATCAATGTAACCGCCCTCAACCCCTTTCGTGACCACCGCGACCGCATCATGCGGATGCAAGCTTTCTAAATGATTCACTCGTAACCAATAATCACTAACCTGTGTCTGTTCGTTCATGGTTGCTTGTAAGCGTCTAGCCGCATCCTCGCAGAACATTAAATTACTGGCATTTAAGCGTGCAAACTCTTGCTCATCTTCGCGTTTTACGGCGGCTTGTACCGGGGTTTTTAAACTGTTTTCAATTACGTTAATCCAGGTTGAAAAGTCGAACTCGGTCATGCTGGAAATATTGGCTTTGATCTGGGCGTAAGAGCGCTGGCTGTGTGGGGTGGCACAAATGCCTTCCGGTGTACCCAGCCAATCCAACACTTGTTGATAGTCTAAGTTTTCACCTTGTTTAAACTTCTCTTCAAACGCTTGCTGAATTAGTTGGCGCGACAAAGCCGCCGAGCAAGGGCAGGTTGAGGAGTAAGGCACTTCGATTGTGACTTCACAAGTATATTTACCCTGCTTCAGTTCGCCGCGGAAAGTAGCCGGGTAGTGTTTCCAGCCTGAGTTGTCACTCATTAATGAGGCGCGGCGTTCATAGTAGTCAAATCGGAATTCAACAAACGCGTGATCACTTAAACCTTGGTGCGACTCAATAAACTTGCTCAAAATATCTTGTATGCGCGCAGGCGATAAGGTGTGTTGAACCGCCATTTGATCGAGCAGCAGGTACAGCCGAGACATGTGGATGCCTTTGCTCTGAGGGTCTATCAAGTTGACATAAGCTTGGGTACGAGACGATAACCGAATGGCTTCGTGTTTGGATTGAACCAGAACGGGCAGTTCTATGCCGCTCATTCCGACCCAATTGAGTTTACCTTGTGGGCCCTGGTGGGGTTGGCACGCGATATCGGGCATGTGCTTGGTCATGCAATTTCCTTCTGTAGCCTAACTGCGAGATAGAATTCTATGCAACGCGCGTTATTGATTTTAATGGATCGGTGATAATAACAAGATTTAGCTTATAGGTCACGAACTTGTATTAGATTTGTCAGACTTTTTTCTAATGCTTGGAAGCTTGGTTTAGGATCGACTTCATAATCAAACAACAACTCCAACCGACTGTCGGCACGCCAAGCTTGCTCTTCAAGGCTAAGGTGGCCGACTACCCAGTTAAGTTGTTGCCACTGCTTGCCCATTCTTATCAAACCCTTGGCTCTAACCAGGCCTGGTGGTGGCGTGTCGAACCATTGTTTTACGGCTGGGCGCATAAATAAGACCGAGGGAGCGAAAACCCAGCCGATACTACTAACTGGGCCAACTTGAATTTGAGCACGCATCACTTCAGGCAACTGGCTGTCAGTTTGGATTGATTGACTGACTGTGGCTTGATGAACAGGTGCTTCTAATAAACTAAAACTAGGCCTGGTGGGTGTTTGGTCTAACCAGTTAAGATCAATTTTGGCTTGCTGAGTCGGAATAATCGCCGCTTTTGTCGGACGCAGGCTTTTAAGAAAGGTTTCGGATTGCTCAAGTTGTTGGGTCGAAACTAAATCAGTCTTATTCAGTACTAGGTAGTCGGCTAAGCTAATTTGGTCGCGTAAAACTGCTGATTTTTGATAACGATCTAAATCAAAATTCGCCAGGTTGATGATACAAAAGCTATTTTGTAATTTAAAGTTTTGAGCTGATGGATGACCTTGTAACAGGTCAATGATTTGAGCAGGATGGCCCAAGCCGGTAGGTTCAATAATCAGACGGTCCAATGATTCATGTTGACTGACTTTGTTAAGAGCTTGCGCGAGATTGGCTTGTGCGCTGCAGCAGATGCAGCCGCCGTTAACTTCAAAAAGGGGCGTGTCTTGTGCGCTTAAAACGGCGCCATCAATACCGATGTCACCAAATTCGTTAATGATCAAGGCCCAGCGTTCTTGTGGGGGTTTGTGTGCGAGCAGGTGCCTGATCAGGCTGGTTTTACCGCTGCCCAATAACCCCGTCACAAGGGTGACGGGAGTGGGTTTATTCGAACAGGTCTTGACCATCGAGTAAGTCATCAACCAGTTGCTTGCGGTGCAACTCAATGCCTAAAGATTCACACACAATGCGAGCATCGCGGTAGGCATTGTATAAACAGGTGGTCGCACCGGGAGAGGGGGTCATGTTGAAAATTAAATTTTCGCCCTCTGGCACAATGCTGGCTTCGCCCAGTTTTAATTCGCCGGTGACCTTATCAATGACTTGCGGGCGTAAACCGCCGACCCCTTTTGCAAAGCTTAGGTCTTTTAGCTTTAAGCCTGGAATAATTTTACGTGCATCTTTTAAAAATAGTTTTTGACGAATGCCCGGAATTTCAAATGCGATATTGCGGAAAATGTAATTACGGATCACGCTGTCTTTCATTAAGTCCCAAAATACTTTCAGCACTTTAAAGTCGAGCTTTAAACTTTTCCAGAAATCCCAATAGGTGCCGCCAGTGTAACGCTCTAGTTTTGGTAGCATTAAAGCCGTTGGGCCTAAACGGGTTTTATTAGGTTCGATCAAGTCAGGGTCGCCATGTAACGCGGCAAAGGGTAACTTGTCGTTTTGAATGGTATAAACCTTACCGTTTAACATTTTCGGTACGTAATAAAAGCTACCCGCCATCGGCAGAATCGACATTTTTAAACCGTGCCCAAGCTGGTTGGCGAGCAATAAACTATGCGCACCGGCCGACACCACCACAAAACGTGACATAAAAGTGCCCTGGGCTGTCGTGATTTCGTAGTGATCTTCAAACTTTTTAATGCGTTTGACTTCGGTGCTTAAATTGATCGAAATGTCACTGGCGTATTTGCGCGCGGAACTAATAAAAGAACGCGACAAATTGCCATAATTAACCGCACTGTATTCATCCGTACAGCCCGAGGCCAGAATTTTTTCGGCACGAGGCTGACCATCTACCAAGGCCACGGCCGGTTCAACTTCGGCAATTTTATCGGCATTCCAAAGCTGCATATAAGGGAAGGTTTCAGCAAATTCGTGGTGACGTTTTTCCAGCGCCTCACACTCTTGCTCACCTACCGCTAGGATCATTTTAGGAAACTTGAAAATGAAGTTGTTTTTTTCGACTTGATCAGCGTAACGCACCAGCATATTGGCTTGGCGTTTTACTTGGCCGGCTTTGGCTAAAGAATAATTGGTCTCGATGTCACCGCAATGCAGAGTCTGACTATTGCTGCGCGCGTTTGAGTTAAGCGGTGCAAGGGTGCCATATTTTTCGAGTACAGCAATGGATTTTACGCCGCTGTATTTTGCTAAGGTATAGGTCAAAGCGCAGCCAGAAATACCACCGCCGACAATGACAACATCAAAAACCCGTTTCTTCATGATAGATAAAACTCTTGGGACGAATCGAACCAGCCATTATAAAGGAAACCTTAGCTTTTGGATAACTAATTTGTATCGGGGTATAAATTAGTTGTAAAGGATGATTTGTTCATAATGCTCGAATTTACAAGGGGCATATGGTTGAAAAATATATCTGGGGATGAAAATATAATTGTATTAATCTGATTATTCAGATATATTGTTTTCAAGTTAAGAATGGAGAGCCGCATGTTTAGAGCGCTGGGGGATTTAGTAGCCTATGAATGGCTGGGTTTGTCAGCTGATGATCAGCTGGGTCAAGCGGTGCAGTTTTTTGTCATGGATGTGGTGCAAATCTTTGTACTGCTGGGCGTGGTGATTTATTTGATGGGCTTGTTGCGCACCTTGGTTTCGTCAGAAAGAGTGCGCGAATATGTGCAAGGCAAACCCAAATGGATGGCGCGTTCGTTAGCCATCATTTTAGGTGCGTTGACGCCGTTCTGCTCTTGCTCTTCTGTCCCTTTGTTTATCGGGTTTGTTGAAGCGGGTGTGCCGCTGGGGGTGACCTATTCATTTTTAATTGCCAGCCCAATGATTAACGAAATTGCGCTGGTGATGTTAATCAGCTTACTGGGTTGGGAAGTCGCGCTGTTATATTTGTTAGCAGGCCTGGTGGTGGCTTATGTGGGCGGCGTATTAATGGAGAAACTCAAGCCAGAACGCTGGGTTGAAGACTATGTCTGGAAAATTCAGATGGGTGAGGTGGCAGGCTATGTACCCGATAATTCGCTGCGCGGTCGACATCAGAATGCGGTGGCCGAAGTCAAAGAAATCTTCCGTCGTATATGGAAATGGGTGTTGGTGGGTATCGCGCTGGGGGCGCTATTCCATGGTTATGTACCACAGCAATGGGTTGAAACTTATTTAGCGGGCGACCAGGCCTGGTGGTCGGTTCCCGCCGCCGTATTGTTAGGCATTCCTTTGTACTCCAATGCGGTAGGGGTGATTCCGCTGATCGAAGCCATGTTGGGCAAAGGCGTTCCGATTGGTACGGCTTTGGCCTTAATGATGAGTATTGCGGCCTTGTCCTTGCCGGAATTAATCATTTTACGAAAAGTCGTGAAATGGCCAGCATTGATTTGGTTTGCCGGGATTCTGGCGGTGGCGTTTATGTTGGTGGGTTGGTTGTTTAATTTTATTTTTGTTTAAACTTATTTAAAGATTATTAGGGGAAAGAAATGAAAGGAAATAAAGTTGTACGTTTAATGGCCATTATGGTGTTGCTGCCGATGATTGTTGCGCATCTTTTGGGGCAAGTCGATATGCTGTCACCGAGCTGGTTATGGGTTACGGCTTTTGCCGGACTGATGGGTTTGCAAGCCACCTACACCGGATTTTGTCCGGGCGCATTGATCGCCAAATTTTCAAAAGACGGTCAGTGTTGCGAAGGTGGAAGCTGCAGCAGCTCGCAACCGTCAAATGAAAAATCGGTCTCAAGTTCGTGTTGCGGTGACTCAGCCCAACCTGCTAAGTCGAGTTGCTGTGGAGATGATCCAAAAACCGAATCCAAATGTTGCGGTGGGGATACTGACTGTTGTTCTGACGAAGTGGAAAAAGCGGAGCAATATCAAATCAAAGTGTTAGGTACTGGCTGCGCCAATTGCAAAAACACCTATCAACAGATCGAAAAAGTCTGTCAAAAACTAGGCGTGAATGCCGAATTGAAAAAAGTCGAAGACATCGCCGAAATCGCCAAATACGGTGTTATGACGACACCATCTGTGGTTATTAATGAAAAAATCGTGCACTCAGGTGGCGTGCCTACGGCCAAAATGGTCGAGGCTTGGTTTAAATAATAGCTTCGAGAACGGCTGTGTTAAAACAGATAAAAACGCTCAAATTTTCGGGTTTGGGCGTTTTTTGTTTGTACCAGGCCTGGTGCTTTGGCCGCTTAGGGTTTATGGCGACTGAGTTTACGGTGCAGGGTTGAGGCATCAATGCCCAAGTCGCGGGCGGCTTGGGATTTATTGCCACTGCAGCGTTGCAGCGTGAACTCAATCCAGCGTTTTTCCAGCTCGTCTAAGCTGGTGTTTTCTTTAACCACCAGGCCTGGTGCTAGTTGGATGTCGCAAGGCGAAGGGCGCAACTCCTGTGGGATGTTATTCAGTTCAATGGCTTCGCCCTGTGCTAACACCACCGCACGTTGAATAATGTTTTCGAGTTCGCGGATATTGCCCGGCCAATCGTAATCTTGCAGTTGCTGCAAAACTTCATCACTAATATAGCGCACGTTTTTATTGAAGCGTTTGCTGAACTGGGCAACAAAACGTTCGGCCAGAGCTTGAATGTCTTCGGGGCGTTCACGTAGCGGCGGTAAATGCACCGGGAATACATTGATTCGATAATACAAATCTTGACGGAACTGATTTTTTTGTACCAGCTCATGTAACGATTGATTGCTAGCGAAAATTAGCCGTACATTGACTTGAGTGGTGCTTTGGCCGCCAACTCGCATCAGGGTTTGGTTTTGCAAAAAGTGCAGCAACTTGGCTTGCACATCGGTACTCATGCTGTTGATTTCATCTAACAATAGCGTGCCGCCATCGGCCAATTCCAGCAGCCCAAGTTTGCGCGCATTAGCACCGGTAAACGCGCCTTTCTCGTGACCGAACAGTTCGGATTCGATTAGATTTTCAGGTACCGCTGCACAGTTGATTTCCAAATAACCTTCTTTAGAGCGTTCACTTTGTTGGTGAATAAATCGAGCCAATACACCTTTACCAACCCCGGTTTCGCCTTCAATTAAAACCGGCACATCCATTTGGCAAACCTGTTCAACCAGCCGATACACACTTTTAATCGCGGGACTTTGACAGATGGGCGTTAATTGAACCTGATCTACTTGCGATAAGCGGGTTTGCAGTTTCAACATGGTTTTACGATGGTTAAGTTGTTGAAATACTCGAGTCAATAAAGCCGACATTTGGGCAACATCAAAGGGTTTAGTGATTAAATCATACAACCCGTGTTTAAAGCCTTGCACCGCATCTTCAACCGTTGCGTAGCCAGTAATTAGCACCACCTGAGTATCCATGCTGGCGTGTTTGGTTGCGGTTAAAATATCTAACCCTTCGCCGTCAGGCAAGCGCAAATCGGTTAAAACAACCGCTGGGGGTGTTTGGTGGATAAAGCGTTTGGCGGGGACAGCTTGATTGAACACCTCGGTCTGAAACCCCGCGTTCTCGGCCAGTTCTGCTAAGAGTTGGGACATGTCTTGATCGTCTTCGACAATCACTAAAAGGGGTTTATTCATGGTTTGGCGTCATCTTTTGTAAGTCGATTCTAAAATGGGTTTGGCCGGGTTGAGAGGCCAGTAAACAGAGCGTGCTTTGCATGGATTTAAGCATTTGTTGCGATAAAAACAGTCCAAGTCCAGTACCTTTTCCAGCCGGTTTTGTAGTGATGAAGGCATCAAAAATCGCTTGCTGTTTGTCGCTCGGAATACCTTCGCCATTGTCCACAATATCTAACCAGGCCTGGTGGTTAAGTTGAATAATAATTTCGTCTGCGCCCGCATCGACCGCATTGTCCAGCAGGTTGAATAACACCTGTTCCAATAAGCTTTGGTCGGCGCGAATGTTGAAAGGATCAGCATCCAGTTGTAACGTCTTTAGCCCCTTTTGTTGCAAGACTGGACGAACTAGGTCACAAAAACTTTGCAGAAAGGGTTGAAGGTCAAACTCGGTCATTTGGGTGTCGGGTTGGCGAGCCGCATTCAGTAAACTTTTTACCACGTTGGAGCAGGTTTTAGCTTGACGCTCGATGATCTGCATACGCTCTTGCAACTTATGGTTATCGGTAGTTTGTAGGGTCATTTGCACATAGCCGACAATATTGGCCAAGGGGGTGTTTAAATTGTGTGCCAAGCCTGCCGCCATTTGCCCGATTGAGGCCAGACGTTGGCCGTCTCGCAAACGTTCATTCGCTTGGGTGGTAAATTGATGCGCTTGGTTGAGCGCCGCAATATGCGCCCGAATAGAATCGTTTAACTGGTCAAAATGCGCTTGAATTTGACGTACCTCTTCTGGCTGGTTTGTCACCGAGTTTTCCAGGCTTTGCGACAAGGGATGAATAGTTTCGACCAAGCGTTGAATCGGGTCAATTAAGCGACGTTGTAAAAACCATTTAATCATCCAGGATTGCACAACCAAAATTAAAACCAACCCTAAAAGCCCCACCGCCATTAGATTGCGAAAGGTTTTTTGCACCAGTGCGCGCGAGTAATGCAGCTCTATTTGGCCGATTTCTCGGTTCAGAAATTGGATAGGCGTAATTTGTCGCAATGCGTTTTTATCCGATGTTGGCAACTGACCGGATTGCGCGAGGATTTGATTTTGCTCAGTCGTGATTTTTAAATACACAATGCCGTGCCCTTGCTTGACTAGGTCATCGGCGTAACGCTCTACCACCGCATAATCACGGATCAAGACCGAATCCAGTGTTACCAAAGCCAATTGTTGAGATAAAGCTTCGGCTTTGTCGCGTAAAGTCTGATCCAGCGTGTGTGTAACCAATTGGTGGATTAACAAGCCCGCCAATAAAGCAAACACACCCAGTCCTAAACCTAAATACAGATTAAGCTGACCAGATAGCGTGTTAGGGCGCAATGCAAATTTCAAGCGGTATCCTTTTCATAACCACCAGGCCTGGTGGTTAAAGTTATCTCAGAAAAAATTGCTAATTTAAACTGGCTAATCAAGTGTTGACCTATAGCAAAAAACCACTCTATAGAGTGGTTTTAGTATGACAGATAGTTTAGTCAGAAGCTTCGCGTTACATCATTTCCATTTCCAAGCGTTGGAAGGTATTGCTGACATTACGGCCATGCCATCCTTGGAAATGTTTTAGGTGCTCAAATTGCGACCAATCACGCGATGAGGTTACATCACTCATTGCGCCCATGTTTTCAACCGTTTCGGTTACCGCTTCAACCAATTGTTTAAGGTAGTCACCGGTTTCCGCTTGCACTTTCGCCATGTCAGAAACCTCACCATGTCCCGGCACAACGTATTTAGCAGGGAGTTCGGCCATTTGCTCATACGCATCTAGCCATTTAACCGCATGGGTGTGAGGGTGAATACCAAGTAAACGGTCAACATAAACATGGTCGCCAGAAAACAAAACTTGTTGTTTCGGTAGCCATACCACGGCGTCGCCGGGAAAATGTGCATCGTTAAAATACTTCACTTCAAAATCGACC
The Thiomicrospira pelophila DSM 1534 genome window above contains:
- a CDS encoding sigma-54-dependent transcriptional regulator — translated: MNKPLLVIVEDDQDMSQLLAELAENAGFQTEVFNQAVPAKRFIHQTPPAVVLTDLRLPDGEGLDILTATKHASMDTQVVLITGYATVEDAVQGFKHGLYDLITKPFDVAQMSALLTRVFQQLNHRKTMLKLQTRLSQVDQVQLTPICQSPAIKSVYRLVEQVCQMDVPVLIEGETGVGKGVLARFIHQQSERSKEGYLEINCAAVPENLIESELFGHEKGAFTGANARKLGLLELADGGTLLLDEINSMSTDVQAKLLHFLQNQTLMRVGGQSTTQVNVRLIFASNQSLHELVQKNQFRQDLYYRINVFPVHLPPLRERPEDIQALAERFVAQFSKRFNKNVRYISDEVLQQLQDYDWPGNIRELENIIQRAVVLAQGEAIELNNIPQELRPSPCDIQLAPGLVVKENTSLDELEKRWIEFTLQRCSGNKSQAARDLGIDASTLHRKLSRHKP
- a CDS encoding sensor histidine kinase: MKFALRPNTLSGQLNLYLGLGLGVFALLAGLLIHQLVTHTLDQTLRDKAEALSQQLALVTLDSVLIRDYAVVERYADDLVKQGHGIVYLKITTEQNQILAQSGQLPTSDKNALRQITPIQFLNREIGQIELHYSRALVQKTFRNLMAVGLLGLVLILVVQSWMIKWFLQRRLIDPIQRLVETIHPLSQSLENSVTNQPEEVRQIQAHFDQLNDSIRAHIAALNQAHQFTTQANERLRDGQRLASIGQMAAGLAHNLNTPLANIVGYVQMTLQTTDNHKLQERMQIIERQAKTCSNVVKSLLNAARQPDTQMTEFDLQPFLQSFCDLVRPVLQQKGLKTLQLDADPFNIRADQSLLEQVLFNLLDNAVDAGADEIIIQLNHQAWLDIVDNGEGIPSDKQQAIFDAFITTKPAGKGTGLGLFLSQQMLKSMQSTLCLLASQPGQTHFRIDLQKMTPNHE